The DNA segment GAAACGGAATTACAAAATTTCATGCAGCATGCGCGTCACGCCCTGCTGCCAGGAAGGGAGCTGCAAGCCGAATGTGGCTTGCAGCTTGCGGGTGTCCAGTCGTGAGTTGTGCGGCCGCTGGGCCGGTGTCGGAAAGGCGCTGCTGGGCACCGGGCGAACTTCCCTGGCCTGGATCGCCAGCGCAGGCTGCACCTGCTGGGCTTGCGCCAGCACATAGCGGGCATAAGCATTCCACGTGGTTTCACCCTGCGCTACCAGATGGTACAGGCCCGCGTCCTGCGGACAGCGGACCACCTGCCGGATGGTATGGGCCGTCACATCGGCAATCAGGTCCGCTCCGGTGGGGGCTCCCCACTGGTCATCGATCACCGTCAGCGACTCCCGCTCCTGCGCCAGGCGCAGCATGGTCTTGGCAAAATTGCCGCCACGCGCCGCATAGACCCAGCTGGTGCGAAAGATCAGGTGTCTGCAGCCCGAAGCCTGGATGTGCTGCTCCCCTTCCAGCTTGGTGCGACCGTATACCGACAGCGGAGCGACAGCGTCGGTCTCAAGCCGTGGCACGGAGCCGCTGCCATCGAACACATAGTCGGTGCTGTAGTGCACTAGCAAAGCATCCACGGCCTTGGCTTCCTGGGCCAGCACCCCTGGCGCCAAGGCATTGAGTGCGCGTGCCAGCTCCGGCTCGGACTCGGCCTTGTCCACCGCCGTGTGGGCGGCGGCATTGACGATCACATCGGGCCGCAGCTGGCGCACCGTCTGCGCCAGGCCCTCCAGATGGCCCAGATCGCCGCACAGCCCGTCCGCAGCGTGCCGCCCCAGCGCCACCAGCTCCCCCAGCGGTGCCAGGCTGCGTTGCAGTTCCCAACCCACCTGACCGTCCTTGCCCAGCAGCAAAATCTTCATGTTCACTCTGCGGTGGCGGTGTATTGCTTTTGCACCCAGTCGCGGTAAGCACCGGACTGCACGTTGGCGACCCATTGCGGGTGGTCCAGATACCACTGCACGGTCTTGCGGATGCCGGTGTCAAAGGTTTCTGCCGGCTTCCAGCCCAGTTCGCGCTCCAGCTTGCGGGCATCGATGGCGTAGCGGCGGTCATGCCCCGGGCGGTCGGCTACATAGGTGATCTGCTCGGCATAGCCCTTGCCGTCGGCGCGCGGACGCAATTCGTCCAGCAGGGCGCACACGGTTTTGACAATGTCGATATTGGCCTGTTCGTTCCAGCCCCCGACGTTGTAGGTATCGCCCAGCTTTCCCGCTTCCAGCACGCGGCGGATGGCGCTGCAGTGGTCACGCACATAGAGCCAGTCGCGCACCTGCATGCCGTCGCCGTACACCGGCAGCGGTTTGCCGGCCAACGCATTGACGATCACCAGCGGGATCAGCTTTTCAGGGAAATGCAGCGGGCCGTAATTGTTGCTGCAGTTGGTGGTCAGCACCGGCAGGCCATAGGTGTGGTGCCAGGCACGTACCAGATGGTCGCTGGCGGCCTTGCTGGCCGAATACGGGCTGTTGGGCTCGTAGTTGTTCTCTTCCGTGAAAGCGGGATCGGAAGGCGACAGCGTGCCGTAGACCTCGTCCGTCGACACATGCAGAAAGCGGAAATCCGATTTGGCATTGCCCTGCAGCCTACTCCAGTAGCCCCGCACGGCTTCCAGCAGGCGAAACGTGCCCACCACATTGGTCTGAATGAAGTCTTCCGGACCATGGATGGAACGGTCCACATGGCTTTCGGCCGCGAAGTTGATCACCGCACGCGGCTGATGACGGGCCAGCAACACATCCATGACGGCGCTGTCCCCGATATCCGCCTGCACGAACACATGCCGCGCATCGCCATGCACCGAGGCCAGGTTTTCCACATTGCCGGCATAGGTCAGCTTGTCCACATTGACCACCGGCTCCTGCTGTGTAGCCAGCCAATCCAAAACAAAATTTGCGCCAATAAAGCCGGCGCCACCGGTGACAAGAATCATGGAAGGATTTTTTCTGAGAATGTGAACCGATTATCCCACTGCACTCTTCAGCCAGGGTAAGCAGCTTTTTCTGCCTCGCACGGCCTCATGCGGGGATTGCATCGACCCCAGATATTCTCCTGCAGCGCACGTGCCCGCAGGCATTGCGCCGATGTCAGCCCCAGCGCCGTTGCGCCATCACCAGCAGGCCATCGAAAATCAGGTTGTCCAGCAACTGAAAGGGACGCGTCATGCTGGGGGCCATCTTCCAGCCAGCGCCCCCGGCCATGATGCAGGCAGGCTCCGCCCCGCAGTGCTGGGATAGATGCTGGTACATGCGCTCCACCGCTCCCGCAATGGCATAGGTCCCGCCGCTGGTCAGTGCATCGCTGGTGTTCTTGGGAAACAACCTGACTTCGCCGGTCGGCACATGCAGACCCGCCGTGCCGCCTTCCAGCGCGCGCAGCATGATGCCGTGGCCAGGGATGATCAAGCCCCCCAGAAAATTGCCTTCGGCGTCCAGCGCATCCACCGTCACCGCCGTGCCCACCATCACCACAATCAGCGGCCTGGCCGGCCCCTGCTGCAGCATCTGGTGGCGCGCACCGATCATGGCCACCCACCGGTCGGCCCCCAGGCGCGAAGGATGGTCGTAGCCATTGACCACGCCGGCTTCCTCCACCGACGGCACCACCCACTGCGGCTCCAGGGTCCAGCCCAGCATCAGCTCGATCTGGTCGTGCACCCGGCGTTTGGCGGTATCCCCCGCCACCACGCAGCCCAGCATGCGCGTGGGCGCTGGCAAGCCGGCCCAACAGCCTTCGGCCAGGCGCTCGATATGTTCCAGAAACTCCGCGCCATGGGCCAGCAGCGCAGCCCCGGGGCGGTGATCGTCGTACATGGCCCACTTCAAGCGGGTGTTGCCGATGTCAATGGCCAGAAAAGTCATGCGGCGGATTATCTGTATTTTTGTTTCCCAACCGGACAGCAACGTCTCATACAAGACACGCCACACGGGCAATTGTGAACAAATGGAACAGCCGCCGGCCCTGTCTTGCCAAGCGCGGATTTGCCGCTACAGTGGGGCGGTTTTCTTCCCTGTCCACCACTTCAAGGAGTCAATCCATGGGACTTTTCAGTTTCATCAAGGAAGCCGGCGAAAAGCTGTTCGGCGGCAAGGATGCCAACGCAGCCACCCCAGCGGACGACCTGAATGCCAAGGCCGCGCAGGCCATTGCCACGTACATCAATGCCCAGAACCTGGGCGTGAGCAATCTGCAGGTCACCTATGACGG comes from the Comamonas terrigena NBRC 13299 genome and includes:
- the rfbD gene encoding dTDP-4-dehydrorhamnose reductase, coding for MKILLLGKDGQVGWELQRSLAPLGELVALGRHAADGLCGDLGHLEGLAQTVRQLRPDVIVNAAAHTAVDKAESEPELARALNALAPGVLAQEAKAVDALLVHYSTDYVFDGSGSVPRLETDAVAPLSVYGRTKLEGEQHIQASGCRHLIFRTSWVYAARGGNFAKTMLRLAQERESLTVIDDQWGAPTGADLIADVTAHTIRQVVRCPQDAGLYHLVAQGETTWNAYARYVLAQAQQVQPALAIQAREVRPVPSSAFPTPAQRPHNSRLDTRKLQATFGLQLPSWQQGVTRMLHEIL
- the rfbB gene encoding dTDP-glucose 4,6-dehydratase, whose amino-acid sequence is MILVTGGAGFIGANFVLDWLATQQEPVVNVDKLTYAGNVENLASVHGDARHVFVQADIGDSAVMDVLLARHQPRAVINFAAESHVDRSIHGPEDFIQTNVVGTFRLLEAVRGYWSRLQGNAKSDFRFLHVSTDEVYGTLSPSDPAFTEENNYEPNSPYSASKAASDHLVRAWHHTYGLPVLTTNCSNNYGPLHFPEKLIPLVIVNALAGKPLPVYGDGMQVRDWLYVRDHCSAIRRVLEAGKLGDTYNVGGWNEQANIDIVKTVCALLDELRPRADGKGYAEQITYVADRPGHDRRYAIDARKLERELGWKPAETFDTGIRKTVQWYLDHPQWVANVQSGAYRDWVQKQYTATAE
- a CDS encoding type III pantothenate kinase, which codes for MTFLAIDIGNTRLKWAMYDDHRPGAALLAHGAEFLEHIERLAEGCWAGLPAPTRMLGCVVAGDTAKRRVHDQIELMLGWTLEPQWVVPSVEEAGVVNGYDHPSRLGADRWVAMIGARHQMLQQGPARPLIVVMVGTAVTVDALDAEGNFLGGLIIPGHGIMLRALEGGTAGLHVPTGEVRLFPKNTSDALTSGGTYAIAGAVERMYQHLSQHCGAEPACIMAGGAGWKMAPSMTRPFQLLDNLIFDGLLVMAQRRWG